In Halobaculum sp. XH14, a single genomic region encodes these proteins:
- a CDS encoding TrkH family potassium uptake protein, which yields MSLRVDWRVSAGILGRVLRWLTLALAVPVVAALWYDEALGPFLAAAAVSLAVGLSLERIGRWDAENVGPREAYLAVSLVWLAIALVGAVPFVLGGAGAIARPEYALFESMSGITTTGATVVVDFGAQPRSLLLWRSLLQWLGGLGILALATAVLATLGVGGAQLMETESQLEDVNKLTPRLIDTARIIWGLYVLLTVGTVGLLLALRVSGLAPEMTPYDAVAHAFTSISTSGFSPRPDSAGAFSPAVQWAFVLVMTVGATNFVLLYHLLGGDRSRIRRSDEFRFYVAVLAGASALVFALLLVTPGNGPLGEETLRHSAFQVVSIVTTTGYATLDYTVWPASAKHVLFMLMFVGGMAGSTTCSVKALRWLVILRAFRRDLYTTVHPEAVRPVRLSGRPVDEEAVQDIYAYTLLVIVGFFLGAVLLVVDAARVGLALSEFEALGAAASTFLNIGPAFGLAGPFDSYAPFPRSSKLLMTVLMWVGRLEIVPVLVLLTPAYWRS from the coding sequence GTGAGTCTCCGCGTCGACTGGCGGGTCAGCGCCGGCATCCTGGGCCGCGTGCTCCGCTGGCTCACGCTCGCGCTGGCCGTTCCGGTCGTCGCGGCGCTCTGGTACGACGAGGCGCTCGGGCCGTTCCTCGCGGCCGCCGCCGTTTCGCTCGCCGTCGGGCTGTCCCTGGAGCGAATCGGTCGCTGGGACGCGGAGAACGTCGGGCCCCGCGAGGCGTACCTCGCGGTGTCGCTCGTGTGGCTCGCCATCGCGCTGGTCGGCGCGGTCCCGTTCGTGCTCGGCGGCGCGGGAGCGATCGCACGGCCCGAGTACGCGCTGTTCGAGTCGATGAGCGGCATCACGACGACGGGCGCGACGGTCGTCGTCGACTTCGGCGCACAGCCGCGGTCGCTGCTGCTCTGGCGTTCGCTCCTCCAGTGGCTCGGCGGGCTGGGCATCCTCGCGCTCGCGACGGCGGTGCTGGCGACGCTCGGCGTCGGCGGCGCACAGCTCATGGAGACCGAATCCCAGCTCGAGGACGTCAACAAGCTCACGCCGAGACTCATCGACACCGCCCGCATCATCTGGGGGCTATACGTCCTGCTCACCGTCGGTACCGTCGGGCTGTTGCTCGCGTTGCGGGTCTCGGGGCTGGCACCCGAGATGACCCCCTACGACGCGGTCGCACACGCGTTCACCTCCATCTCGACCAGCGGGTTCTCGCCGCGGCCCGACAGCGCCGGCGCGTTCTCGCCGGCCGTCCAGTGGGCGTTCGTGCTGGTGATGACCGTCGGTGCGACGAACTTCGTCCTGCTGTATCACCTGCTCGGTGGCGACCGCTCCCGGATCCGACGAAGCGACGAGTTCCGCTTCTACGTCGCCGTGCTCGCGGGCGCGTCAGCGCTGGTGTTCGCGTTGCTGCTCGTCACGCCCGGGAACGGCCCGCTCGGGGAGGAGACGCTCCGCCACTCCGCGTTCCAGGTGGTCTCGATCGTCACCACGACCGGCTACGCGACGCTCGATTACACCGTCTGGCCCGCCTCGGCCAAGCACGTCCTCTTCATGCTGATGTTCGTCGGCGGGATGGCCGGCAGCACGACCTGCTCGGTGAAGGCGCTCCGCTGGCTCGTCATCCTCCGCGCGTTCCGTCGTGACCTCTACACGACCGTCCACCCGGAAGCGGTCCGGCCGGTCAGGCTGAGCGGGCGGCCGGTCGACGAGGAGGCCGTCCAGGACATCTACGCGTACACGCTGCTGGTGATCGTCGGCTTCTTCCTGGGGGCGGTACTGCTCGTCGTCGACGCGGCCCGCGTCGGCCTCGCGCTCTCGGAGTTCGAGGCGCTCGGTGCCGCCGCCTCGACGTTCCTCAACATCGGGCCGGCGTTCGGCCTGGCGGGCCCGTTCGACAGCTACGCCCCGTTCCCCCGGTCGTCGAAGCTGCTGATGACGGTCCTGATGTGGGTCGGCCGGCTGGAGATCGTCCCGGTGCTCGTGCTGCTCACGCCGGCGTACTGGCGGTCCTGA
- the trkA gene encoding Trk system potassium transporter TrkA: MRVVIIGAGQVGESIAADLDESNEVIVVEEDPERCEELTYGLDVLTINGDGTSVDTLEEAGVADADMVIASTDDDETNIVACSTVKAISEAFTIARVKKTEYLKTWRRSNTAFGIDFMVCTNLLTAQSIVRVVGLPGALDVDPFAGGKVQMAEFEVAPDSDVAGQTVAEADRFDSLTFAALLREDAVIIPTGETVIEGEDRLVVIGSPGSVREFASTVASIDEQDEVNEVVVVGGSEVGYHVARLFEERDVSVRYIEQDADRARELAEDLPNAVVLQSDATDVDFLEREHIADADVLVSTLDSDEKNLLACLLSKRLGVGRTVSIVDSDPYIDLFETVGVDVAISPRAVVAEEITRFTREGTAENVALIESDKAEVIEIEVGEDSPLAGRTILDSVADLPERVVFGAITRNGAFVTPRGDTVIEAGDHVVAFAPADVAEGLTARL, translated from the coding sequence GTGCGGGTCGTCATCATCGGCGCGGGGCAGGTCGGCGAGTCCATCGCGGCTGATCTCGACGAGTCCAACGAGGTCATCGTCGTCGAGGAGGACCCGGAGCGCTGTGAGGAACTCACCTACGGCCTCGACGTGTTGACCATCAACGGGGACGGCACCTCCGTCGACACGCTCGAGGAGGCGGGCGTGGCCGACGCGGACATGGTGATCGCCTCGACCGACGACGACGAGACGAACATCGTCGCCTGTTCGACGGTGAAAGCGATCAGCGAGGCGTTCACCATCGCGCGCGTGAAGAAGACCGAGTACCTGAAGACCTGGCGGCGGTCGAACACGGCGTTCGGCATCGACTTCATGGTCTGTACGAACCTGCTGACGGCCCAGTCGATCGTCCGGGTCGTCGGCCTGCCGGGCGCGCTCGACGTCGACCCCTTCGCGGGCGGGAAGGTGCAGATGGCCGAGTTCGAGGTCGCGCCCGACAGCGACGTCGCCGGCCAGACGGTCGCGGAGGCGGACCGCTTCGACTCGCTCACCTTCGCGGCGCTGTTGCGTGAGGACGCGGTCATCATCCCGACCGGCGAGACGGTGATCGAGGGCGAGGACCGCCTCGTCGTCATCGGGAGCCCCGGAAGCGTCCGCGAGTTCGCCTCGACGGTCGCCAGCATCGACGAGCAGGACGAGGTGAACGAGGTGGTCGTCGTCGGGGGCTCGGAGGTCGGCTACCACGTCGCGCGGCTGTTCGAGGAGCGGGACGTCTCGGTCCGGTACATCGAGCAGGACGCCGACAGGGCGCGGGAACTCGCCGAGGACCTGCCGAACGCGGTCGTGCTCCAGTCGGACGCGACCGACGTGGACTTTCTGGAACGGGAGCACATCGCGGACGCCGACGTGCTCGTCAGCACCCTCGACTCCGACGAGAAGAACCTGCTCGCCTGCCTGCTCTCGAAGCGACTCGGCGTCGGGCGAACGGTGTCGATCGTCGACAGCGACCCGTACATCGACCTGTTCGAGACGGTCGGCGTCGACGTCGCCATCAGCCCGCGGGCGGTCGTCGCCGAGGAGATCACGCGGTTCACCCGCGAGGGGACCGCGGAGAACGTCGCGCTCATCGAGTCGGACAAGGCCGAGGTCATCGAGATCGAGGTGGGCGAGGACAGCCCCCTCGCGGGACGGACGATCCTCGATTCGGTCGCGGACCTCCCCGAGCGGGTGGTGTTCGGGGCGATCACGCGAAACGGGGCGTTCGTCACCCCCCGCGGTGACACCGTCATCGAGGCGGGCGACCACGTCGTCGCCTTCGCCCCCGCGGACGTCGCCGAAGGGCTGACCGCCCGGCTGTGA
- a CDS encoding SRPBCC family protein: MDELVVSTDVYVPPAAAYEFLLDFEGYSRYTEYLDRVSRTHGDGGAGSRYALRFSWWKLTYTARSEVTDVDPPTRIDWRVRKDIDARGHWRIEPFEELPEEAPADATEGCRVTFEVRFDADSADASAVSLPAFVSFDWVLDRVKPLIREEAERIIERAVRELEGRNRDVRLDVRSDGQAF; the protein is encoded by the coding sequence GTGGACGAACTCGTCGTCTCGACCGACGTGTACGTGCCGCCCGCGGCGGCCTACGAGTTCCTGCTGGACTTCGAAGGCTACTCGCGCTACACCGAGTACCTCGACCGCGTCTCGCGGACCCACGGCGACGGCGGCGCGGGAAGCCGCTACGCGCTTCGCTTCTCCTGGTGGAAGCTCACCTACACCGCACGATCGGAGGTCACCGACGTCGACCCGCCGACGCGCATCGACTGGCGGGTGAGAAAGGACATCGACGCCCGCGGCCACTGGCGGATCGAACCGTTCGAGGAACTCCCCGAGGAGGCGCCTGCCGACGCGACCGAGGGCTGTCGGGTGACCTTCGAGGTTCGGTTCGATGCGGACTCGGCGGACGCCTCCGCCGTGTCGCTCCCCGCGTTCGTCTCGTTCGACTGGGTGCTCGATCGGGTGAAGCCGCTCATCCGCGAGGAGGCAGAGCGCATCATCGAGCGGGCCGTGCGCGAACTCGAAGGACGTAACCGCGACGTGCGACTGGACGTGCGGAGCGACGGGCAGGCGTTCTGA
- a CDS encoding ABC transporter substrate-binding protein, with product MRRRDFIGAGAGALTTGLVGCLNSNDSGAGTPTDEATDAPTVEPTEEPTDAATPESASYTVSMAPVGDVTFDAVPETWVANNGSWADMGIALGMEPPKGVWLTGRYHTQYYDGIDGVSVDKSGMVDLSQDGVSKELFYELEGDFHAIDPNFLMNRFDGWEQADIDEVEANIGPFFGNSIFSRGYTWHEDYQYYGLMEAFEKLARVFQRTDRYEAFASLHEEFQASISEIVPPEGERPAAAVLWAGGDQPEAFFPYVMSEGTSFKQWNDLRVRDALAETDVKDFHSNRGQIDYETLLEVDPEIILLRGQEAKTGEEFRNTVLSFMEDHDVASSLTAVQRDDVYRGGPLYQGPITNLVVTERAASQVYDVEDELFDRSRVADIVNGDA from the coding sequence ATGCGACGACGAGACTTCATCGGCGCGGGTGCCGGTGCGCTCACGACGGGACTGGTCGGCTGTCTGAACTCGAACGATTCGGGGGCCGGAACGCCGACGGACGAAGCGACGGACGCGCCGACCGTAGAACCGACCGAGGAACCGACCGACGCCGCCACGCCGGAATCGGCGAGCTACACGGTGTCGATGGCTCCGGTCGGCGACGTGACGTTCGACGCGGTGCCCGAGACGTGGGTTGCCAACAACGGGAGTTGGGCCGACATGGGCATCGCGCTCGGCATGGAACCGCCGAAGGGCGTCTGGCTCACGGGCCGCTATCACACCCAGTACTACGACGGCATTGACGGCGTCTCCGTCGACAAGAGCGGGATGGTCGACCTGTCCCAGGACGGCGTCAGCAAGGAACTGTTCTACGAACTCGAGGGCGACTTCCACGCCATCGACCCGAACTTCCTGATGAACCGGTTCGACGGCTGGGAGCAGGCCGACATCGACGAGGTCGAGGCGAACATCGGGCCGTTCTTCGGCAACAGCATCTTCTCGCGTGGCTACACCTGGCACGAGGATTACCAGTACTACGGCCTCATGGAGGCGTTCGAGAAGCTCGCCCGGGTGTTCCAGCGGACGGATCGCTACGAGGCGTTCGCCTCGCTCCACGAGGAGTTTCAGGCGTCGATCTCCGAGATCGTCCCGCCGGAGGGCGAACGCCCCGCGGCCGCCGTCCTCTGGGCGGGCGGCGACCAGCCCGAGGCGTTCTTCCCGTACGTCATGAGCGAGGGAACGAGCTTCAAGCAGTGGAACGACCTCCGGGTCCGGGACGCACTTGCCGAGACGGACGTGAAGGACTTCCACAGCAACCGCGGCCAGATCGACTACGAGACGCTGCTCGAAGTCGACCCCGAAATCATCCTGCTCCGCGGTCAGGAGGCCAAGACCGGCGAGGAGTTCCGGAACACCGTCCTCTCCTTCATGGAGGACCACGACGTGGCGAGTTCGCTCACCGCGGTCCAGCGCGACGACGTCTACCGCGGCGGCCCGCTGTATCAGGGGCCGATCACGAACCTCGTCGTCACCGAACGCGCCGCCTCCCAGGTGTACGACGTCGAAGACGAACTGTTCGACCGGAGCCGAGTGGCCGACATCGTGAACGGCGACGCCTGA
- a CDS encoding FecCD family ABC transporter permease, which yields MAGETRTPRVGGLRSRVSWIDGPLVTVILASLGVIFVSGLIQVSFGDYTMTLPTTWRAVFDPVVWTNPQLFLRLFLGEGLGTDVARTLGISTAEVSLSRESLVVWRIRMPRVIVAMFVGANLAVSGAVFQAVTRNELASPYILGVSSGAGLAILLTLVVYTGLSQLLPVIAALGGAAAFLLVYAIAWQGGTSPVRLVLAGVIVSTVFQSLQTGLFLVADDLGVVQTAIAWTTGSLTGVNWEEVRTAFPWTILALTLSLIGSRQLNILLLGERTARSLGMRVERTRFLLSGVAILAAATAIAVGGIISFAGLIVPHMVRQLVGSDYKRLMVGCLFVGPALLTVADVGARLGLPSGQVPVGIVTGLIGGPYFLYLMRRKSALGDL from the coding sequence ATGGCCGGCGAGACGCGGACCCCGCGCGTGGGTGGACTGCGGAGTCGGGTCTCGTGGATCGACGGGCCGCTCGTCACCGTCATCCTCGCGAGCCTCGGCGTGATCTTCGTCTCCGGCCTGATTCAGGTGAGCTTCGGCGATTACACGATGACGCTCCCGACGACGTGGCGGGCGGTGTTCGACCCGGTCGTCTGGACGAATCCGCAACTGTTCCTCCGCCTGTTTCTCGGTGAGGGGCTCGGGACCGACGTGGCTCGCACGCTCGGCATCTCGACCGCGGAGGTCTCGCTGTCACGCGAATCACTGGTCGTCTGGCGGATCAGGATGCCCCGCGTCATCGTCGCGATGTTCGTCGGCGCGAACCTCGCCGTCTCGGGGGCGGTCTTCCAGGCGGTCACGCGAAACGAACTCGCCTCCCCGTACATCCTCGGCGTCTCCTCGGGCGCGGGGCTGGCCATCCTGCTCACGCTCGTGGTGTACACCGGCCTCTCACAGCTCCTCCCCGTCATCGCCGCGCTCGGCGGCGCTGCCGCGTTCCTCCTCGTGTACGCGATCGCCTGGCAGGGAGGAACCAGCCCGGTCAGGCTCGTGCTCGCCGGCGTCATCGTCAGCACGGTGTTCCAGTCGCTCCAGACTGGGCTGTTCCTCGTCGCCGACGACCTCGGCGTCGTCCAGACTGCCATCGCGTGGACGACCGGCTCGCTGACCGGCGTCAACTGGGAGGAGGTCCGGACCGCGTTCCCGTGGACGATCCTCGCGCTGACCCTCTCGCTGATCGGGTCGCGGCAGTTGAACATCCTGCTGCTGGGTGAACGAACCGCCCGGTCGCTCGGGATGCGGGTCGAACGGACCAGGTTTCTCCTCTCGGGGGTCGCCATCCTGGCGGCCGCGACCGCCATCGCGGTCGGCGGCATCATCAGCTTCGCGGGACTCATCGTCCCGCACATGGTACGGCAGCTCGTCGGCAGCGACTACAAGCGCCTCATGGTCGGCTGCCTGTTCGTCGGGCCGGCGCTGTTGACCGTCGCGGACGTCGGTGCGAGGCTCGGCCTGCCGTCCGGACAGGTGCCGGTCGGCATCGTCACGGGGCTCATCGGCGGGCCGTACTTCCTGTATCTGATGCGCCGCAAGAGCGCGCTGGGGGACCTATGA
- a CDS encoding ABC transporter ATP-binding protein, which produces MSSFDDAEPDATSGGAEETSDVAAGRAGDSAAGPADDSPELFVDDVALSYGDGEPVVEAETLVVPAGEVTALVGPNGSGKSTLLRSMAAEMGPDRGSVLLDGTDVQSYDAKQLARELGMLSQENVAPDSTTVRELAMHGRYPHRGFFEPVGDEDKRAVDRALSLVGVEDLAGRPVGDLSGGQKQLAWLSMVLAQETDVLLLDEPTTYLDLHHQLRVLDAVTQLNAERGVTVAVVLHDIGQAARFADNLVALKDGEPFDWGPPDEVVTGELVREVFGVEADVGFGPDGPTVTPRRALDEESD; this is translated from the coding sequence ATGAGCTCGTTCGACGACGCGGAGCCGGACGCGACGTCCGGCGGAGCCGAGGAGACGAGCGACGTGGCGGCCGGTCGGGCCGGGGACTCGGCGGCCGGACCCGCCGACGACAGCCCGGAGCTGTTCGTGGACGACGTCGCGCTCTCCTACGGCGACGGCGAGCCCGTCGTCGAGGCCGAGACGCTGGTCGTCCCGGCCGGCGAGGTGACGGCGCTGGTCGGTCCCAACGGCAGCGGGAAGTCGACGCTGTTGCGCTCGATGGCCGCGGAGATGGGTCCCGACAGGGGCTCGGTGCTGCTCGACGGCACCGACGTCCAGTCGTACGACGCAAAGCAGCTCGCCAGGGAACTCGGAATGTTGTCCCAGGAGAACGTCGCGCCCGACTCGACGACGGTCCGCGAGCTGGCGATGCACGGTCGCTACCCGCACCGCGGGTTCTTCGAGCCCGTCGGCGACGAGGACAAGCGGGCGGTGGACCGCGCGCTGTCGCTCGTGGGCGTCGAGGACCTGGCCGGGCGGCCGGTCGGCGACCTCTCGGGCGGACAAAAGCAGCTCGCCTGGCTCTCGATGGTGCTCGCCCAGGAGACGGACGTGCTGTTGCTCGACGAGCCGACGACGTATCTCGACCTCCACCACCAGCTTCGGGTGCTCGACGCGGTCACGCAGCTCAACGCCGAACGAGGCGTGACCGTCGCGGTCGTGCTCCACGACATCGGCCAGGCGGCCCGCTTCGCGGACAACCTCGTCGCGCTCAAGGACGGCGAGCCGTTCGACTGGGGACCGCCCGACGAGGTGGTGACGGGCGAACTGGTTCGCGAGGTGTTCGGCGTCGAAGCCGACGTCGGCTTCGGCCCGGACGGCCCGACCGTGACGCCGCGGCGCGCGCTCGACGAGGAGTCGGACTGA
- a CDS encoding ABC transporter ATP-binding protein, translating into MSGAEESVFDVYRDRVERPLYRLFTEYGTREWRWLVLGMTANVIARAASLLPPVVLGAAIDSAFDGDAPYSLPLIPASLLPTAAPDPVQFRFSAAVIVGAFVVTAVLTWVYGVAANNFAHSVMHAVRTDSYAKMQDLDMWFFDDKQTGEVMSVLNNDATNLERFLDDALQNSVRIGVMLLGIGVVLFLENAQLAFLTLVAVPAMVGFTYWFMKAVEPRYAAQREAVADLNTRLENALGGIQLVKTSGTEEYETGRVRRTSHAYYRKTLAMLRLNYIYRPGMELLAGVSFAVTFVVGGLWLIDGTAPGPLTGELSSGAFVTFILLSQRFVTPLSEVSNIVSQYENAKASCERVFGLQDIPRRVTDEPGAIELDDVDGAVEYDDVSFRYAQGDPDAAGGDADGGHPVPDSANLILDGIDFSVEPGETVALVGPTGAGKSTLLKLLLRLYDVDEGAVRIDGHDVREVTARSLRRSIGYVSQDTVLFDGTVAENIRYGRFDVDVARGDGGDGDDEVHEDIVEAAEAAEAHEFITNLPDGYGTGIGERGVKLSGGQRQRLSIARTVLQDPDILVLDEATSAVDTETEMLIQRSLDRLAADRTTFLIAHRLSTVKDADEILVLEGGEVVERGGHEELLEADGLYAKLWGVQAGEIESLPEEFVERARRRQAETVLSTEDGE; encoded by the coding sequence ATGAGCGGAGCGGAGGAGAGCGTCTTCGACGTCTACCGGGACCGCGTCGAGCGGCCGCTCTACCGACTGTTTACGGAGTACGGCACGCGGGAGTGGCGCTGGCTGGTGCTCGGGATGACCGCGAACGTCATCGCTCGGGCGGCGAGCCTGCTCCCGCCGGTCGTGCTCGGCGCGGCCATCGACAGCGCGTTCGACGGCGACGCCCCCTACTCGTTGCCGCTGATCCCGGCCTCGCTGCTGCCGACGGCCGCGCCGGACCCGGTGCAGTTCCGGTTCTCCGCGGCGGTCATCGTCGGGGCGTTCGTCGTGACCGCGGTCCTGACGTGGGTGTACGGCGTTGCCGCGAACAACTTCGCCCACAGCGTGATGCACGCGGTCAGGACCGACTCGTACGCGAAGATGCAGGACCTGGACATGTGGTTCTTCGACGACAAGCAGACGGGCGAGGTGATGTCGGTGCTCAACAACGACGCGACGAACCTCGAGCGGTTCCTCGACGACGCGCTCCAGAACTCGGTCCGCATCGGCGTCATGCTGCTGGGCATCGGCGTCGTGCTGTTCCTCGAGAACGCACAGCTGGCGTTTCTCACCCTCGTCGCCGTCCCCGCAATGGTCGGCTTTACCTACTGGTTCATGAAAGCTGTCGAGCCGCGTTACGCCGCCCAGCGGGAGGCGGTCGCGGACCTGAACACCCGGCTGGAGAACGCGCTGGGCGGCATCCAGCTCGTGAAGACCTCGGGGACGGAGGAGTACGAGACGGGGCGGGTCCGGCGGACCTCCCACGCGTACTACCGGAAGACGCTCGCCATGCTCCGGCTCAACTACATCTACCGGCCGGGCATGGAGCTGCTCGCGGGCGTTTCTTTCGCCGTGACGTTCGTGGTCGGCGGGCTCTGGCTCATCGACGGCACCGCCCCCGGCCCGCTCACCGGCGAACTCTCCTCGGGGGCGTTCGTCACGTTCATCCTGCTCTCCCAGCGCTTCGTCACGCCGCTCTCGGAGGTCTCGAACATCGTCTCCCAGTACGAGAACGCGAAGGCCTCCTGCGAGCGCGTGTTCGGGCTCCAGGACATCCCCCGGCGGGTGACCGACGAGCCCGGCGCCATCGAACTCGACGACGTCGACGGCGCGGTCGAGTACGACGACGTCTCCTTCCGTTACGCCCAGGGCGACCCGGATGCCGCTGGGGGCGACGCGGACGGCGGTCACCCCGTCCCCGACTCCGCCAACCTGATCCTCGACGGGATCGACTTCTCCGTCGAGCCGGGCGAGACGGTCGCGCTCGTCGGCCCGACCGGCGCGGGCAAGTCCACGCTGCTGAAACTCCTGCTCAGGCTGTACGACGTGGACGAGGGGGCGGTCCGGATCGACGGCCACGACGTCCGCGAGGTGACCGCCAGGAGCCTCCGGCGGTCGATCGGCTACGTCAGCCAGGACACGGTCCTCTTCGACGGCACCGTCGCGGAGAACATCCGCTACGGGCGGTTCGACGTCGACGTGGCCCGAGGCGACGGGGGCGACGGCGACGACGAGGTACACGAGGACATCGTCGAGGCCGCCGAGGCCGCCGAGGCCCACGAGTTCATCACCAACCTCCCGGACGGCTACGGGACTGGCATCGGCGAGCGCGGCGTGAAGCTCTCGGGCGGGCAGCGCCAGCGGCTCTCCATCGCCCGCACGGTGCTCCAGGACCCCGACATCCTGGTGCTCGACGAGGCGACGTCGGCGGTCGACACGGAGACGGAGATGCTCATCCAGCGCTCGCTCGACAGGCTCGCGGCCGACCGCACGACGTTCCTCATCGCCCACCGGCTCTCGACGGTGAAGGACGCCGACGAGATCCTCGTGCTGGAGGGCGGCGAGGTCGTCGAGCGCGGCGGCCACGAGGAACTGCTCGAGGCTGACGGCCTGTACGCCAAGCTCTGGGGCGTCCAGGCCGGCGAGATCGAATCGCTGCCCGAGGAGTTCGTCGAGCGCGCCAGGCGGAGACAGGCCGAAACCGTGCTGTCCACGGAGGACGGCGAGTAG
- a CDS encoding formate/nitrite transporter family protein, with translation MTVAPDPSEIYERAVAEGDRRLGQSTLELASTGFIAGFTVVFGIVALGIVEGILEPAIGDVATIAGALAFGPGVVFLVVGRAELFNENFFDPVASAVEASGTWLVGPLVRLWTVTFAFNLAGGALVIGVFSVEGALPPGTGEAFVRAAEEIVHRRTPAKFADAFAGGVLVTLLSFLLHAANAVGTRAFLAYLVGFLLALGAFDHVVVTMLHVLFGVVFGAGIGLAGVATTTAVVTFGNLVGGLGLVTLTHVAQAKGAEDSDG, from the coding sequence GTGACGGTCGCGCCTGACCCGTCGGAGATCTACGAGCGCGCGGTGGCGGAGGGCGACCGCCGACTCGGCCAGTCGACGCTCGAACTCGCGTCGACCGGGTTCATCGCCGGCTTCACGGTCGTCTTCGGCATCGTCGCGCTCGGCATCGTCGAGGGGATCCTCGAACCCGCCATCGGCGACGTCGCCACGATCGCCGGAGCGCTCGCCTTCGGTCCGGGGGTCGTGTTTCTGGTCGTCGGGCGCGCCGAACTGTTCAACGAGAACTTCTTCGACCCGGTCGCGAGCGCGGTCGAGGCGTCCGGGACATGGCTGGTCGGGCCGCTGGTCCGCCTCTGGACGGTGACGTTCGCGTTCAACCTCGCCGGCGGCGCGCTCGTGATCGGGGTGTTCTCCGTGGAGGGGGCGCTCCCGCCCGGGACCGGCGAGGCGTTCGTCCGGGCCGCCGAGGAGATCGTCCACCGTCGGACGCCGGCGAAGTTCGCGGACGCGTTCGCGGGCGGCGTCCTGGTGACCCTGCTCTCGTTCCTGCTGCACGCGGCCAACGCCGTCGGGACGCGAGCGTTCCTCGCGTACCTGGTCGGCTTCCTGCTGGCGCTGGGAGCGTTCGACCACGTCGTGGTGACCATGCTCCACGTGCTGTTCGGGGTCGTCTTCGGGGCCGGGATCGGCCTCGCGGGCGTGGCGACGACGACCGCGGTCGTCACGTTCGGAAACCTCGTCGGGGGGCTCGGGCTGGTGACGCTCACCCACGTCGCGCAGGCGAAGGGGGCCGAGGACTCCGACGGTTGA
- a CDS encoding GYD domain-containing protein, whose translation MATYTVLANVDEREFQNPQELVSIWGEIREDVERLGGELLESYALMGGYDFLVTFQVDDEDAAMQIAIVIERHGLDTETMRAIPVERMGEIVEDV comes from the coding sequence ATGGCGACGTACACGGTCCTCGCGAACGTCGACGAACGGGAGTTCCAGAACCCGCAGGAGCTGGTGAGCATCTGGGGCGAGATCCGGGAGGACGTCGAACGGCTCGGCGGGGAACTGCTCGAGAGCTACGCGCTCATGGGTGGCTACGACTTCCTCGTCACGTTCCAGGTCGATGACGAGGACGCGGCCATGCAGATCGCGATCGTCATCGAGCGTCACGGGCTGGACACGGAGACGATGCGAGCCATCCCGGTCGAGCGGATGGGCGAGATCGTCGAGGACGTCTGA
- a CDS encoding NAD(P)/FAD-dependent oxidoreductase has translation MTETALETDAEYDVLVAGGGVAGLTAATYTARAGLRTLVVADGESILGRNAHLENVPGFPAGVNPRLFADMLREQAERNGAERVAGRVEELAGVEDEFRADLADGGTVTAARVVAASWSDADYLDALDVAVRDAGSKRYVEVDDSGRTSVSGVYAAGRLAEKYHQTAVAAGHGAETAITLVHDADVPFYHDWVVPEGYFTDRGREVPPGCEEIDAGEQARRQAESRGTMREYFAEPHADRQRTHPSLVDDDRGRVDPDWESDDD, from the coding sequence ATGACGGAGACGGCACTCGAGACCGACGCGGAGTACGACGTGCTCGTCGCCGGCGGCGGCGTCGCGGGGCTGACCGCGGCGACGTACACGGCGCGGGCGGGCCTCCGAACGCTCGTCGTCGCCGACGGTGAGTCGATCCTCGGGCGCAACGCCCACCTGGAGAACGTCCCGGGTTTTCCCGCCGGCGTGAACCCGCGCCTCTTTGCCGACATGCTCCGCGAGCAGGCCGAGCGGAACGGCGCGGAGCGCGTGGCGGGCCGGGTCGAGGAACTAGCGGGCGTCGAGGACGAGTTCCGGGCCGATCTGGCGGACGGCGGGACGGTCACCGCCGCCCGCGTCGTCGCGGCGTCGTGGTCGGATGCCGACTACCTCGACGCGCTCGACGTGGCGGTCAGGGACGCCGGCAGCAAACGCTACGTCGAGGTGGACGACTCGGGGCGAACGTCGGTCTCCGGGGTCTACGCCGCCGGGCGGCTCGCCGAGAAATACCACCAGACGGCCGTCGCCGCGGGCCACGGTGCCGAAACCGCCATCACGCTGGTCCACGACGCGGACGTGCCGTTCTACCACGACTGGGTCGTGCCGGAGGGCTACTTCACCGACCGCGGGCGGGAGGTCCCGCCGGGCTGTGAGGAGATCGACGCGGGAGAGCAGGCCCGCCGACAGGCCGAATCCAGGGGGACGATGCGCGAGTACTTCGCGGAGCCCCACGCGGACCGCCAGCGCACCCACCCGAGCCTCGTCGACGACGACCGCGGCCGCGTCGACCCCGACTGGGAGTCGGACGACGACTGA